GAGTCAACAATTAGCCACCACTAGGCACCATTACTTATGCCACCATAGACCTGGCCAATTTACAAACATAAAGGTAATGAATAATTGTTTTGGCAATGGATCATGTCGGTCACTAGCTAGAACTATCACATCATGGTCATTCatcacattttaaaaaaaatcatcattGACTATAGTCATAGCTTTTCACggatccaaaaaattttaataataaaaataaaaatatattaaaataattgttgtcaaatattaatatttatataataaaaaattagagatataaaaattaaaaaaaattagcgtgcaattttttttaaaaaatatcttttattatatataatttttaaaaaataactttcttttactatttttaaaatttgaactcaaaatatttgttaaattaCAAGTAATTTGTTATCccatatttttaattaattatatttttacacatttaataaataaaaaaactaatccATAGGCACTTGACTATTCGACCAACCTAAGTTGGTTAATTAATAGACATGTTAAACCTATTAATACACTagtaatatttataatttgaagcTAGAATTATATTTAAGTATCTgcaaaaatattattgattacTCTCACTCAATTAAAAAGTtcatttattataatatttatagcaaaaaaaaaaaccttttcaaCAAAATAACAGTTACAATCAAgactatttaaaatttaaaatagataataTCAATTAATAGATAGATAGACAAATAATGTTCTTTCtcatatcaaattatttttaaagataagaaaagacaTTGATAATTTCATGTGTTttggaaaattaaatttttaatttgataattaactaattggttaatttaaaaaagtataTTATCACTATTTATTAACTTTTTATTGAGTTgatctatttatttttagttctagTACTAAATCAGATTTAACAAGATAAATATTATTGCATGTTAAGtttaactaaataaaatattttttaaaaataaattttacaaaaaagtCATCTATAATTTACTATATAtggaaataaaaataacacCATAATGAAAGGGATTAGAGTTGAATGAGtttaattcaatttcaaaatttagcTCATGTGTTTAGCTAGAGTTGTCTAAGTCATTTTGAagattattgtttttcttttaggGATTTTGAACCCTTTCAAGTTCAGGAACTGAGAAAAGGGATTAAGTAACCATTTATATAATGTTAGAATTAAGCAGTTCTTATTTGcttaataaaaaaagttaatttataATGTAAGAGTTACTTAAACCGTTATAAAAGTTATTTTGCTAACTagtgttttaaaaatattggttaaaattaaattactattgttagtttttttttaatcttttaacgcgataaattaaatatatgagtagctaaattaattatttttctaatagaAACTTTTCATTTTTAAGGACTTAATATAAGTTATATATGGTCTAAAATTAAAAGTTTGATAGTTTTTATAAATATgagataatttttattttttaaactaatttttaaaataaattcgACTCACTTAATTTTTCATATGACATTAGAGCCAGGTTAAAAACTGTTATTGAATCACTCTCACATCACACAAAAATTCAAGTCGTCCTCAAGTTTTATGTTTTAAGTTGTTAGTTGTCCAACTCTGAGTATAAAGAGGTGTATTAAATCTCACATTGCTTATAATTAAAGTATGATAATTCTTATAAATGTGAaataattcttattttttaaactattttttcgGATAAGTTATAGACCCACTTAGTTTTTCATACTTAACCTATATGTTTAAGGtagtaatataaaattattataaacacATTGTTAAGCGATATGGGAATCTAGCCTTTGAATTCAAGGCACCGTAAGGTTCTTGAGAATGAGATACTATTCCAGTATTTCTATAGCAATAATGATATGATGGTTCGGTTGTTACCTCCAGCTAGCTAGCTGCTGATGATATCATGATTAGAAAGTAAACATAGCAATCAAAGAAAGACACAATGCAAAAACTATCACAAAATGAATAAAGGTTATACTTATACTAAGGGATTGAAAAGTGCTATGTGCAGTTGTGCATACAAAAATAgtcatcaaattaattattatgtatttaatttgtgtataaatatatatatatatatatatatatatatatatatatatatattatttaaattatttttaatatatattttatattttaacgtGTATTCCATATTGATAACTGATTTGGTAGCTAATTTTTTGTATAGATCTGATAGAGTTGACATGAATTATTAATTAAAGTGTTCATCATAAATACAAGGCAGCCAAGAAGAAAATGACAAGCATGAAGgttcaattatttaatttatatcatCACAATGTATGATTTAGGTATTAATTGAACCGCAGAAATTGGGTTAGGTTCCACAACAGCAACACTTAATTTAACTTTGAGGAGCAAGTATATACATGTTTAATTAAAGGCATCAACATTATTGTAGTAGTAATATGATCCCATCATAATAATAAGTAACTAGCTAGCTAGTCTCATATCTCAAATTTTGCAATACCCAAAAAATAATGTTGCCACCAAGGTACATATTCTTCATTTCAGTGTCTCTAGCAACAATAGCAGTGATCTTATTAGCATTGCTCTCACCAGTTTCCCACACCACCAACAATCCAACAAAACCATGGCTTGATCTTTCAATGTACATccaacaacaacatcaacatGTTGCCAGTACTGAAGATCAAGCATCTTCTTTAGGAGGAGCATTCATGTACCACGGTTTTCTCACTGAGGGACCAGAGAACACATCAAGGGTAGTTGGAAAAGCACAGGGATTCATCATAATCCCTACAAGTAACAACGTTGAACAGTTCCAGCAATATTACTATTATGATTCATCTGCATTCAATGTCATGTGTTTAACCTTTGACACTCCAGAACATTCTGGAAGCTTAAGTGTTGAGGCTAAAGAAGAAGTATTACCTCAGAAAAGTAATAATAagggtagaagaagagaagagttaAGAGTTGTTGGAGGGATAGGTTCTTTTGCATTTGCTCGTGGCATTGCGGTAATTTCTCAAACAGGTGGTGGGCAATCTACTCATGAAAATGGTGTTGCCGCGTCTTATCATGTTAAACTTCAGCTTCAATTTCCAAAGCATAGTTCCAACAAGTTTTTACCATGAATAACTATGCAATTTTAATCACTATGTAGTTGAGGTGGGGAAGgcatttttctgttttctttacCTGTGCTAAGTTCTAGAAAGTCAAATGTTATAAAATACAATTTGGGTCTTATAATCTTACCCTGAAGTTAAAACTTTAGGTtactttaaatattaatatttaaattaagataaataCTATGTgattaacaaaatttattatttatttttaactaatatttagCTAATTCTAAACACTAAAGATTACAAATTTTAAggtttaaattttaatagtgTAAAAAATAAGGTGTTGGTCTAAAATACTagctaatattaataaaagtattaatctcctaatatttctcttaaatcaataattaaataACTTTATAGATGTATATTTTTTCTTACTATTATTGAAGTAATGGTATTTGCATTTTCGGTTGTTGtttaaattaaataactttATAGATGTATATTTTTTCTTACTATTATTGAAGTAATGGTATTTGCATTTTCGGTTGTTGTTTAAATGCAAAAgcatttataaatatttttaagttttaaattttgttcatacaaatttttataataaattcaatattaataaattttatagtaTATAACTTTCATTAAGAGAACTatattattaatcaaaatatgtattttttattttggtccAAAACAtgaataatttttcaaatagaataaagtatcgtttttgtccccaacgtttggggtaagtcctatttgtgtccctaacgtttaaatcgttcTATTTGTATCCTTAACGTTTATAAAaatgattcaatgttatcctactatcaattatactaacaaatcagattatatttttcaattattctcatttggatgtattcattcttaattaggtctcacttggatgtgttcaattttaatattatacccactatttgtgtttagattcaattatgtccctagaaaagtgaattatgtaaatgttTTAGGAATTAGTTTTAACTTTTGATAAGTTATTTTTCGGAGTGAATCATCGATTCTATCCAGACATTTGTATTCTAGTTTCAAGAAGacatttttaaaacttaaactAAAGCGCTCATGATGTGTAATTGGcggcaggataacattgaattacttttacaaatattagggatacaaataggacgatttaaacttTAGGGACACAAATAATATTTACCCCAAACATTGAGGataaaaatgatactttactctttaaaatataaaaaattatttgagttttatttaaCTTGTTAAGGTTCATTATCactaattagttattaaaaaggatttgcttaaaaaatacttaaagagaaagactaaatttattttttatgttttatgtagatattaatacatttttattctttttctattttaccCAATTTTTTAAATTCGTCATCAAAATCAAACCCTCAAACTTGTATTCATAAACCCAATATATCATTGGAATTTGAAAATGATCAACTATGACTTATCCAGAAAGTAAAGAATTAACTAACGAAACAAACAAATATTAAAGTGTctttcatcatcaccatcagGTTACATATGTTAAAATTAGTTGGATTCAATTGGTGATCATGTATTATTTAACTGAAAAGTATAACTCTTAGAATGGTTATTCAATAGTTTTTCCTgttgaaaaatgaaaattatcTAGTTCGACTAAAAAAATCTGCATTAATGATAATATAATTTTGTGTAAGAGATTTGGAACTATGAAATCCTGGAGAATAATATATTTCCAAAAACAAGTAATTACATTCATAATTTTATGCACATAGGCATAGTTTAGTCTGCTGATAGCGGTAACATCCTACCGCACAGAgttttatgcttaagtcataaaatagAAGTGGCGAAGTATTACgatctctaaaaataaaatttagtacaTATAGTATTGTGAAAGGtgtttataactaggagcctttgaatAAAAAGGATAAATCAAAGCCGTTAAATagaaaagcgcaacactccaaTCGATAACGTAACAAACCGACAAAGGATAGACTAAcgcgaaaccataaacaaaagAGTACCAAAGATacgaatatcaagactcaagaccCGATTTACGAAGATAATCGGTTAGAGCATAAAAGTATACATATTCATATAAACATAAAGTAAGAAAACCCAAGGAAACCCCAAGGACAAACTACCAAAACATGTTCTCCAAAACAACCTCTAGGAGGAGTCAAAACAGTATGTATATATacattatttaatggagataataACTATCTacataaaactaaaataaagtCCCGAGAAACCAAGGATATTcgctaatccagaagtctccagTATGCCTCAGCGAGGAGCCTCAcatcctgcatctgaaaaccacaaaatctgcataggtgagaaccggaggttctcaataTGGTAACAGTATCCACatatctaacatgtaatgtcctgggaaagccgaaggcaatcctagaacttccagCAGATaaaatcaaagcttataaataGACTAAACCATAAATGGCAACTAACTAAAGATCTTCAGTCTAGCTAACATTCCCCTTTTTAAATCCCGCAGACCTCCCAACCGCCAGTAGTAGTATAATATAACAAACCAATTATATCAGACAAGGAGATATACAGATGggaactgttcataccctgggtcgagctgtccgacccgggatgttctacagacaaagtgaccgacctcttcaggtcaggacaatccaacctcttctcaaagagctcggctaaagtcatgagaaagcccaaacaaagggcccaaatagaggaacatgtCCCCTTATCCTAAGGCGGCCCAAAGCCTACAAGAGAAGGGTGGTTCCcctgaagataagatgacctcacccaaaagataagataaagataagataaagataactaacttatcttatctaaaaaggtcactccacgccattataaatatactggagcacccaggtataacacacattctgattctactaaatacctgtttaatacccttgctaacttaagcatcggagtcccttgcaggtaccccccaccctttgGTGataaaggatcagcagcactttCAGTTCTACAAGTCGggcacaccagctccggccgctatacacctgccggacacggcGACTCCAACCACCATtatcaagtcggacacaacagctccgaccagcacagaagatctcaaccgagatcgacctatagtttcaggtaaccctcggaacattggcgtcgttgccggggaacctggaagtcatcccatcaccatggcggacgaccatgacaacgaccacgattcaggatTGGAAGATAGAACACCACACAAGAACACGGATGttatactcaaagatactccggAACCCgatggagacaaaaattcatcaaatccaggggCGATAGAAGCACTTCAAGATCCATtaaagcaacttgagaaagaagcccaacatcaacgcgAGAAGGAAGAGGATTTACATCGAGAGATAAGGCGacgccgagaattagaagataagcttataaaactcgaagccgatctcaaaactaaagctacacGATCCACTCCAGAGGATAGCTCTCGCAAAGATCCAGATCCCTTCACTAGGGAAATTATGAAAACCAACATCCCAAAAGACTTcaaacttccggatatgactctatatgatgGCACTTcagaccccaaccatcatcttagcaatttcagaagtagaatgtacctcactgacgcctcagatgcagttcgctgcaaagcctttccaacaactctcaccaagacagccattagatggttcgacgGCCTACCTCCCAAGTCCATCTCAAgcttcgacgacctggccaaaaaattcctggccagattttccatacaaaaaGATAAGGCTAAACACGCACCCAACTTGctaggaatcaagcaaggagacCGGAAAAGCcttcgtaactacatggaaagattcaacaaaatatgcatggacatacaaagtctaccaacagaagctgccattatgggcctcataaatggcctacgagaaggaccatttagccaatctatatcaaagaagtacccaGCATCCCTGGACGAAGTACAAGAATGGgcgcagaagtacatcaacatggaggagaattctCGACTTGGGGAAGCCTCGAGGTTTGATtttgcctaccgagataaagataaagaatccaagaaaaaggaagatcgctccggagagaaaatcaaaaagtACCATAATTACAtccctcttagggtatccttggtagatgtttataaagaagtctgccatacgaaaaaaatacccccagctcggccactcaaaggcaaaaggggaggagaaaatcggaacgaatactgtgattatcatcgagtccgaggacattccaccaacgaatgctttgacttgaaaaacgtcatagagaaattagtaagggaaggaaaactagatcggttcTTGGCCAATCGAGACGAAgagccaagaaaaagaagaagggatgaagatgtcggaCGGTCTGAACGATCACCCCGTACACCAGAGagacacgtccacatgatacacggcggatttgctggaggaggaatttccaaatcatctcgcaagcgacacctcaaagaagtataccatgtcgaaggaaagaaggaggcaccagacatcccagcaatcacgtttaccaaagaagatgcatccggaatcatccCGGGACATGACGACTGATGCAACgaaaattggtgaattaaaaattattaaaatgtgtacgttgcaagtatagttcttaactcaccggaaatccacttatcaatttagaaatatgtcacagaaattcaaattttaaatactgggagtatgaatcccaggtcgtctcccaacgagttgcagaaaggtgtgctattttattaatcagatgttttcaaaaaggtttgagttgaataacaggaaattaaattgatgaatttgaacaatgtaaataaaagccttgactgggagttgattagcTGGAATCCCTATTATAGTTGGAAtgctctcaagattaattgataattaaaagttattctgttttgttatcctttactaggcaaaggaaagtcaaacaagttggaatgctaCGTCTGTTCACAAATTGCAACCCACTTAATaaaaagggattggtgttagtgactagaagGCAATCCAACagtaaacccaattacaatctttctttcaagccttccaactcaattggttcctttcaatcaactccccatcaagttaggggactactcgctcattgtgaatgcaaaattcataacatatgagaagaaattaaagaaagacattgtaaatagtgcgaagaggtcggcttgacagctttccggttcttttatttcttcatgagttctccaacttttcatgcttctttcttcattcccttgatccaatctttgcttcctaaaccttaaatcacttaacaaacatatcaaggcatctaatggaatcaaggagaattagatttagctattttaagacctagaaagcatgttttcactcttaagcacaattaaaggagaagttataaaaccatgctattccaatggataaatgtgggtaaaaggttataaaatcccctaaaatcaatacaagataacccgtcaaaacggggtttgtcaaatagaaataaaaaataatccaattaaaataagaataatccttgtattgaataaatcctaataatattccaatggtaaaattaacaaagcaaaggacatggaagagtaaagccaagtaaagaaaacgaactagaatgatGAATTCTTGATAAGGTAatgactcttctcaatatcccaatgcaaaagtagtagaaaaataatatcCTAAAAGTACCAATTGTGTaaagagaaaaacctagaggaggaataaaactagatctaaaaaaaactcaaaactgtgtagaatgaatgttgttttttgtttctgcatgttctctggctctagtctgctgttctggaccgagaactgggtcaaaacagggcccaaaatcgcccccagcgaaaTCTGCAGATTATgaagatcgcgcatgtcacgcgatcgcgtcgtccacgcggacgcgtcattcgcgtttttctgtgccacgcgttcgcgtcgtccacgcctccgcgtcacttgtgcttttccttcccgcgcggtcgcgtgagccatgcggccgcgtcaccgcgatttctcctcttccgcgcgaacgcgtgagccatgcggccacATCGCTTCTCGCTGGttgtctcctcaatttcttgtgttccttccatttttgctagcttcccttccaatctccaactcatccatgccctataaagcctgaaacacttaacacacagatcacggtatcgaatgggataaagaagaactaaaatgcataataaaaagtctctaggaagcagttttcaaccatgtaataattCTATggaggaaatataaatgcatgctaaattgatgaataagtgggtaaggatcatgataaaaccacataattatacacaatataaaccataaaatagtggtttatcaacctccccatacttaaacattagcatgtcctcatgcttaattgaaggagataagataaatgagtatgaacatgtagaaatccatgcaatgcaatacaacatatatatatatatatatatatatatatatatatatatatatatatatatatatatatacaaatgcaactatatgattcttgcccacttgatcaaaagtaaataagctcttcaaaacaattacaaatcaaattccattAATTCTATCACTATACAGTAAAAcagataaaagtgcaagaagataACTCATGAAAGCAGGAGACATGAAAATTTAAGCATagaaccctcactgatgatgtatATACGCTCTAATccctctagtgtatagggtaatcactctatccttctctaattatgctctctaacttttgtctttctcctaaccaatcaacaacagttaatatgccaatgcaaacatcatgaggtctttttaaggttgtaatggggtcgAGGTAAGGATAGGGatatatatatggttaagtgagcttataaattgaatctttaattaacccagctttaacccaacctatatattttatataactttagaattcatacctagctacccagaattcccTTTTACCTTCCATACTTATgtatcaaaaattttttaaatttttttttatatgtgtgtgcattgatctttgaatttttaatttaacattggggtaattttgtccccttattcattaaacatagcttatcaatTCACATAGATTTGTAATTCTTATAgcttcacatgagtaggtacccaaattcccattatattatcatgatacattcccttaataatttttgttcccacaaattcccatacttaactagcatacacaattctatcttaagctaaccaaagattcaatttgggatatacaattatttttctgcttaaggctagtaatgtggtaaaatacaGAATAAATGGGATTttaaggctcaaagtggttaacaaaggtaattaaaaagggtaggcttaatttggataagtgagtttaaacaaataatggcctcaatcacatgcAAGCATATAAGCATAATAgctattggacatataggatgagacaaaatatagattacaatcatagagaagtaaacacacaggaataaaataattatggttaaataatgtaaccatgcataaaggctcaaattttcacaggttgtgtgttctttagctcaaaaatcatgttccaaatacaacttcaagcaGATTTATCCTAAAAATTAGGATcagaattagtgaaattttgttttaaagatatttttttagaagaaacttattgtcttttcaatcaagtagaacatgcatgcaactaacctattctaagaaaaagaaaatctaactaaaatgtCCTAATTTATTGGTGCTAGGGAAGAGAATTTACCTCCGGGAGTCAGGTACTGactgacctccccacacttagggctttgcaccgtcctcggtgccatctgtcaggaacaatggtgggctggtggcagtgtcTCCACAGTCGGGGCTATCATGGCTCCCTATGTTGGTGAAGGACGTGGAGTCCGGGGTGTCTGAGTCTCTGCAATCTCCTCGAAGCAGCTTCCTGAGGTGTTTGAATCGGCATTGGTTGCGGCGCTCAcggagctttgctttcttttcatgTTGGTCCAACCGCTTCAGTATCTGATGTAGCAGTTGACTGGTAGATGGTGGAGGAGCTGCAGCATCCTctgtggactggctggtagtggcaagtTATGGCCTGAGATATTTCCCGTGAGGAACATATTGATCATCCCGTAGAagaatggctttggtgtccccaactctgtaggatactccggctgctgagatgAGATCAGAGACCAATGCGGGAAAAGGTAGGTTGCTCGCGATCTGCACATGTTCCATAGCATTCCGGATATGTCGCGGTAAACTgagaggctggtctgtgaggatacaccatagtagaacggccatgtctgcggtgaaggaggactcGTGAGTGCTCGGGAAGACATAATGGGACatgatctgtgcccatacgtgagcctctaaggtaagGGCGGAAGCTGAGATTCCCTTAggacgggaacgatggtatccgaagatccatttgCTGCCAGGGCGAGCAATAAATCTGATAACAGCGTCCCAGTCAAAAGTGTATGCCTGGCGCTTGGTTGCGGCTTTCTGAAAagcgtccaatccttctggagcaggtGGGAGATCTAAGGCTTGCTGTATGGcttcttctgtaatggggacttgcttctggcgTAAATAGATGGACTGCAGAGTCGgcaggtggaagttggagtagaactcaacaacccaagaaagattaatCTGTCGTGGCTGTCTCAGTAAAAATCCCCAATGTCTATgtgcaatttgtggctcaacaaattcagcgatatgaggcggaaggataagaaggtgttcgTTGTTGTAATTTTGAGCTGCCAGAATaggaaacatctgctcacagtagcgatttggGAATCGTGTAGTGTCCTTGGCTGGGAAAGCTCGttccttttcatcaaccttgataatccttttaattctctttgttgagggcttgactgtAGTTGAAGAaggttggtggacgaaattgtgatcacatcaatgtagtactatttgttattgtatggaatcattattatggcttttggctatgtgtggacacaactccgttcaacttaaccagcaagtgtactgggtcatccaagtaataccttacgtgagtaagggtcgatcccacagagattgttggtatgaagcaagctatggtcaccttgtaaatctcagttaggcagattaaattggtttatggattttcgaataataataataaataaacataaaataaaataggatagaaatacttatgtaaatcaatagtgggaatttcagataggcgtatggagatgctagaatcctttcgaatctctgctttcctattgctttcacccaatccttcttactcctttccatgacaagctatatgtagggcatcaccatcatcaatggctacttttcatcctctcaggaaaatggtcctatgcgctgtcactgcacggctaatcgtctggaggcatcacccttgttgatggctacatcccatcctctcagtgaaaatggtccaaatgctctgtcacagcacggctaatcatctgtcggttctcaatcaggttggagtagaatccattgattcttttgcgtctgtcactaacgctcaaccttcaggagtttgaagctcgtcacagtcattcaataccggaatcctactcggaataccacagacaaggttagactttccggattcccaggatcctactcggaataccacagacaaggttagactttccggatccccatgaatgccgccatctatctagcttataccacgaagattctgttggggaatctaagagatatgcgcccggcctagagtagaacggaagtggttgtcagtcacgcgcgttcacaggtgagaatgatgatgagtgtcacggatcatcacattcatcaaagtgttgtgcaacgtatatcttggaataagaataaaagagaattgaaaagaaagtaatagtaattgtattgaaacttgaggtacagcagagctccacacccttaatctatggtgtgcagaaactccaccgttgaagatacataagtgaaaggttcaggcatggccgagaggccagccccctaaaacgtgatcaatagcctcctaagataaagaataaaacaaaactgagaccaaagatgaaacgtggtcaaaagacgtctaatacaatagttaaatgtcctatatatactagactagctactagggtttacataagtaagtaattgatgcataaatccactttcggggcccacttggtgtatgtttg
The genomic region above belongs to Arachis stenosperma cultivar V10309 chromosome 5, arast.V10309.gnm1.PFL2, whole genome shotgun sequence and contains:
- the LOC130981300 gene encoding uncharacterized protein LOC130981300, with product MLPPRYIFFISVSLATIAVILLALLSPVSHTTNNPTKPWLDLSMYIQQQHQHVASTEDQASSLGGAFMYHGFLTEGPENTSRVVGKAQGFIIIPTSNNVEQFQQYYYYDSSAFNVMCLTFDTPEHSGSLSVEAKEEVLPQKSNNKGRRREELRVVGGIGSFAFARGIAVISQTGGGQSTHENGVAASYHVKLQLQFPKHSSNKFLP